A window of the Lactuca sativa cultivar Salinas chromosome 7, Lsat_Salinas_v11, whole genome shotgun sequence genome harbors these coding sequences:
- the LOC111908216 gene encoding uncharacterized protein LOC111908216 translates to MIARAREREIGLELLRKRNPVQAQLSEGEVKNPKTVDSCSRGQQGWSCYGKYGKIQQGVCRVGGSDCFKCGKIGHYSKDCTTTSHGTFLVKGEPTIVLFDLGATRPFVFLALSKRFGDAPGKLDYLLEVDITDDHPIRVLRVHRGCVMELFHEWYTIDLVHIPLGESKGFSGFKVYVLDTREEGKKTVDDVPIVRYYPYVFLEDFPGVPPERQVEFRIDLALSAAPIAKEPYRLTPP, encoded by the exons ATGATAGCGAGGGCCCGGGAGCGGGAGATTGGCTTAGAACTTCTTAGGAAGCGGAATCCAGTTCAGGCTCAGTTATCTGAGGGGGAAGTGAAAAATCCTAAGACTGTTGATTCATGTTCGAGAGGCCAACAAGGTTGGAGCTGCTATGGAAAGTACGGTAAGATACAGCAGGGGGTTTGCAGGGTGGGTGGTTCTGATTGCTTTAAGTGTGGCAAGATTGGTCATTATAGCAAGGATTGCACCACCACCTCCCATG GGACGTTCCTAGTGAAGGGTGAACCAACCATTGTCCTTTTTGATTTGGGCGCCACCCGACCATTTGTATTTCTTGCTCTCAGCAAGAGGTTTGGTGATGCTCCTGGAAAGCTTGATTATCTGCTAGAGGTAGATATCACTGACGATCATCCAATACGTGTATTGAGGGTTCATCGAGGTTGTGTGATGGAGTTATTTCATGAGTGGTACACGATTGATTTGGTTCATATACCTTTAGGCGAGAGCAAG GGTTTTTCTGGGTTCAAGGTCTATGTGTTGGATACTAGAGAGGAGGGGAAGAAAACAGTTGATGATGTGCCGATCGTTCGATATTATCCATATGTGTTCCTGGAGGACTTtcctggagtgcctccggagagacaagttgagttccgTATTGATCTGGCTCTAAGTgcagctccaatagccaaggaaCCTTATCGGTTAACACCACCTTAG